A genomic segment from Nematostella vectensis chromosome 6, jaNemVect1.1, whole genome shotgun sequence encodes:
- the LOC125568072 gene encoding uncharacterized protein LOC125568072 — MMVEQARLFCTLLEAPPQTEARKNRSVMDKYDNLLLQASFIFMVLFVFQTTCRPYEPTGSSTSSQSLKNLVQKIRTDLKSASTSQEKPHHIMRRESWWHPCVKSKAVNPGTGELEVTCYQTTSIGCYHNLAIYGSTRCKPVAYAHNGKLRVKDCTCL, encoded by the exons ATGATGGTAGAACAGGCAAGACTTTTTTGCACATTGCTAGAAGCACCACCTCAGACAGAGGCACGAAAAAACCGATCAGTTATGGACAAGTATGACAATTTATTACTCCAA GCGTCTTTTATTTTCATGGTCCTGTTTGTTTTCCAAACCACATGCAGACCATACGAGCCCACAGGGAGTTCAACCAGCAGTCAATCGCTCAAAAACCTTGTCCAGAAGATCCGTACAGATCTAAAAAGTGCTAGTACAAGCCAAGAGAAACCACACCACATTATGCGGCGCGAATCGTGGTGGCACCCATGTGTTAAGAGCAAGGCCGTGAATCCTGGCACAGGGGAACTGGAAGTTACTTGTTACCAGACCACTTCTATCGGCTGCTACCACAACCTCGCCATCTACGGGTCGACCCGCTGTAAACCCGTGGCGTACGCGCACAATGGGAAACTGCGGGTCAAAGACTGTACATGCTTGTAG